One window from the genome of Kaistella carnis encodes:
- the gltX gene encoding glutamate--tRNA ligase, producing MSKVRVRFAPSPTGPLHLGGVRTALYDYLFAKNHGGEFILRIEDTDTARYVEGAEEYIMEALEWCGIIPDESPKHGGKFAPYRQSERRDIYEKHLAEILKTDYAYIAFDTPEELDAVRNEFEANGEVFAYNYLTRNRLKNSLTLSKEEVQRLIDEKVPYVVRFKMPVDRVLNLEDIIRGKSSVNTNTLDDKVLVKNDGMPTYHFANIVDDHEMEITHVIRGEEWLPSLGLHYLLYEAMGWERPQFAHLSLILKPEGKGKLSKRDGDKFGFPVFPLNFKDPETGNISKGYREAGYLPEAFINMVALLGWSPANDREILTLEEMVQEFDLNKVHKAGARFNKEKAEWFNSEYLRARTDEEVLGLLKNVDEINLANSSDAQLLKIISLMKERATFAKDIYNEGKFFFEAPTQYEEKAVKKAWNEAAAEVMNAFSLKLESADFETDDLKQLIHDFAESKGLGMGKVMMPLRLCLVGELKGPDVPDIMQILGKEETIARIKNAVNNIL from the coding sequence ATGAGCAAAGTAAGAGTGCGTTTTGCGCCAAGTCCAACCGGACCGTTACATTTAGGCGGAGTGAGAACTGCTTTATATGATTATCTTTTTGCCAAGAATCATGGCGGCGAATTTATATTGAGAATTGAAGATACAGATACTGCAAGATATGTTGAAGGTGCCGAGGAATATATTATGGAAGCCTTGGAATGGTGTGGTATTATTCCAGATGAGAGCCCGAAGCACGGTGGTAAATTTGCACCCTATCGTCAGTCCGAAAGACGCGATATTTACGAGAAACACTTAGCAGAAATTCTAAAAACCGACTACGCCTATATCGCTTTTGATACGCCGGAGGAGCTCGATGCTGTTCGGAATGAATTCGAAGCGAACGGGGAAGTTTTCGCCTATAATTACCTGACCAGAAACCGACTTAAAAATTCCTTAACTCTTTCCAAAGAAGAAGTTCAGAGATTAATAGATGAAAAAGTTCCTTATGTGGTTCGTTTCAAAATGCCGGTGGACCGCGTACTGAATCTGGAAGATATTATTCGTGGAAAATCTTCTGTGAATACCAACACTTTGGATGACAAAGTTTTGGTGAAGAATGACGGAATGCCAACCTACCACTTTGCCAATATTGTTGATGATCATGAAATGGAAATTACGCACGTCATTCGGGGCGAAGAGTGGTTGCCTTCTCTAGGTCTGCATTATTTATTATATGAAGCCATGGGTTGGGAACGGCCCCAGTTTGCACACTTATCTCTAATTCTTAAACCGGAAGGTAAAGGAAAATTGAGTAAAAGAGATGGCGATAAATTTGGATTTCCTGTATTTCCATTAAATTTTAAAGATCCGGAAACTGGAAACATTTCAAAAGGATACCGTGAAGCGGGTTATCTGCCCGAAGCCTTTATCAATATGGTCGCTCTTTTGGGTTGGAGTCCTGCAAATGACAGAGAGATCTTAACATTGGAGGAAATGGTTCAGGAATTTGATTTGAATAAAGTACATAAAGCCGGTGCCAGATTTAACAAAGAAAAGGCAGAGTGGTTTAACAGCGAATATCTGAGAGCTAGAACTGATGAAGAAGTTCTAGGACTTCTAAAAAATGTAGATGAAATTAATCTTGCAAATTCAAGCGACGCTCAATTATTGAAAATTATTTCATTAATGAAGGAAAGAGCCACTTTCGCAAAAGATATTTATAATGAAGGCAAATTTTTCTTTGAAGCGCCGACGCAATATGAGGAGAAGGCCGTTAAGAAAGCGTGGAATGAAGCTGCTGCAGAAGTAATGAATGCATTTTCTTTAAAACTTGAAAGCGCTGATTTTGAAACTGATGATCTAAAGCAACTGATTCACGATTTTGCAGAAAGCAAAGGTTTGGGAATGGGAAAAGTCATGATGCCCCTTCGTTTATGCTTAGTAGGAGAATTAAAAGGACCAGATGTTCCCGATATTATGCAAATCCTTGGAAAAGAAGAAACTATCGCCAGAATAAAAAATGCGGTGAATAATATTCTCTGA
- a CDS encoding phosphomannose isomerase type II C-terminal cupin domain: MLEIGERPWGKYFVLADEPHYKLKRIEVNPGHRLSYQFHHHRQEYWTIVEGEAVVTLDGEEITVKYGESIHIPLGAKHRIENRSDELLVFVEVQTGTYFGEDDIVRLQDDYERQ; encoded by the coding sequence ATGTTAGAAATTGGGGAAAGACCTTGGGGAAAATATTTTGTATTGGCTGATGAGCCTCATTATAAATTGAAGAGAATCGAAGTGAATCCGGGTCATAGATTGTCTTACCAATTTCATCATCACCGCCAGGAATATTGGACCATTGTTGAGGGAGAAGCTGTCGTAACTTTAGATGGAGAAGAAATCACTGTAAAATATGGGGAAAGCATTCACATTCCTTTAGGCGCAAAACACCGTATTGAAAACCGTAGTGATGAACTGCTTGTATTTGTAGAAGTGCAAACAGGAACTTACTTTGGGGAAGATGATATTGTAAGGTTACAGGATGATTATGAGCGACAATAA
- a CDS encoding glycosyltransferase, which translates to MEDKNKNFGLNISGYINKQFGLGEGVRSNVRAVKTTSVPFVINDFNIVISKHIQDDVQNALETTSENPYDVNLVQINIDRLHSVLQETDNSYFKDKYNIAFWAWELENFPDESKVFFTLFDEIWVPSNFCAEAISKISPVPVIKIMHSIEIEKTTMKRRDFNLPEDSFIFMTMFDYYSSVARKNPLATIEAYEKSFGKNNRDVLLIIKTSLSIEFPEEKKMLLERIADNKSIIVYEEIMERDKLYSLMSCCDSFVSLHRSEGFGLTMAEAMYLGKPVIATGYSANLEFMNVNNSFLVKFDVVPTGDQYYFSTEKDFWADPNVSHASTLMKIVVENPEIAKEIALQGQLDVQKNLSPSKMGEKIEARLRYINDTIIPNKSKENSQDIQFYKFKNELLQKKIDKMKTLFGVRLKLKFKNLQNKITGKNRKYFWE; encoded by the coding sequence ATGGAGGACAAAAATAAAAATTTTGGGTTAAATATTTCGGGCTATATTAATAAGCAGTTCGGTCTGGGAGAAGGAGTTCGCTCGAATGTCAGAGCAGTAAAAACTACTTCGGTTCCATTTGTTATCAATGATTTTAATATTGTTATTTCAAAACATATTCAAGATGATGTACAAAACGCACTCGAAACAACATCTGAAAATCCGTACGATGTAAATCTGGTTCAAATTAATATTGACCGTCTTCATTCTGTTTTGCAGGAAACGGATAACTCCTATTTTAAAGACAAATATAATATTGCTTTTTGGGCTTGGGAGTTAGAAAATTTCCCAGACGAATCTAAAGTGTTTTTTACTTTATTTGATGAAATTTGGGTTCCAAGTAATTTCTGTGCCGAAGCAATTTCAAAAATTTCTCCAGTTCCAGTCATCAAAATAATGCACTCCATTGAGATTGAAAAAACGACTATGAAAAGGCGTGATTTTAATTTGCCGGAAGATTCATTTATTTTCATGACCATGTTTGATTATTACAGCTCGGTTGCAAGAAAAAATCCTTTGGCAACGATTGAGGCTTACGAAAAATCTTTTGGTAAAAATAATAGGGACGTTCTATTAATTATAAAAACATCCCTAAGTATCGAGTTTCCTGAAGAAAAAAAAATGTTGCTAGAAAGAATTGCAGATAATAAGAGCATTATTGTTTATGAGGAAATTATGGAACGGGATAAATTATACAGTTTGATGAGTTGTTGTGATAGTTTTGTTTCTCTTCACCGCTCGGAAGGTTTTGGTTTGACCATGGCAGAAGCAATGTATCTCGGTAAACCCGTCATTGCAACCGGGTATTCTGCAAATCTCGAATTTATGAATGTTAATAACAGTTTTTTGGTAAAATTTGATGTTGTGCCTACGGGCGATCAATATTATTTCAGTACCGAAAAAGACTTTTGGGCGGATCCCAATGTTAGTCATGCATCAACTTTAATGAAAATTGTAGTGGAGAATCCGGAGATAGCAAAAGAAATAGCGCTTCAGGGTCAGTTAGATGTTCAAAAAAATTTAAGTCCGAGCAAAATGGGAGAAAAAATTGAAGCGAGGTTACGATATATTAATGATACAATTATTCCAAATAAAAGCAAAGAAAACTCCCAAGACATTCAGTTTTATAAATTTAAAAATGAATTGTTGCAGAAGAAAATCGATAAGATGAAAACCCTCTTCGGGGTCCGATTAAAATTGAAGTTTAAAAATTTACAAAATAAAATAACTGGTAAAAATCGCAAATATTTCTGGGAGTAA
- a CDS encoding glycosyltransferase family 2 protein, which yields MKTSVAICTYNGERFLKKQIDSILNQTIPVDEIVICDDCSTDSTLSILNFYKERFPSIFKIHVNDHNLGCVKNFEKAVSCCENEIIFLCDQDDIWKAEKVSFFLNHFKENISLKVLASNAWIVDESENVIDKNTIWDVVSFLHKRNIEYDFFTIFSVVGNLATGANMAFRKSFVSSALPFPEKYFYHDEWISLSASSKKQFGFMEEKTSFYRVHSSQQVGGVFFDSSKNTEKNLLRRFDVNSKCYSFREIKRRIRSLNQNRKKIISVSANSHNKVLNDALQIIENFEINLKNDLKRKSYLKYLFYKIFYFQ from the coding sequence ATGAAGACATCGGTTGCAATTTGTACGTATAATGGAGAGCGTTTTCTAAAAAAACAGATTGATTCTATTCTTAATCAGACTATTCCCGTTGATGAAATTGTAATCTGTGATGATTGTTCTACGGATTCTACGTTATCTATTTTAAATTTCTATAAAGAAAGATTCCCGAGTATTTTTAAAATTCATGTTAATGATCATAACCTTGGATGTGTAAAAAATTTTGAAAAAGCAGTTTCTTGCTGTGAAAATGAAATCATTTTTTTATGTGATCAAGATGATATTTGGAAGGCAGAAAAGGTAAGTTTTTTCTTAAATCACTTTAAAGAAAATATTTCGTTAAAAGTTTTAGCCTCTAATGCCTGGATTGTAGATGAGAGTGAAAATGTTATTGATAAAAATACAATTTGGGACGTTGTTAGTTTTCTGCATAAGAGAAATATTGAATACGATTTTTTCACCATTTTTTCTGTTGTGGGTAATTTAGCTACGGGCGCAAATATGGCTTTTAGAAAATCTTTTGTCTCGAGTGCATTGCCTTTTCCAGAGAAATACTTCTATCATGATGAGTGGATTTCGTTGTCAGCAAGTTCAAAAAAGCAATTTGGTTTTATGGAGGAAAAAACTTCTTTTTACCGTGTACACAGTTCACAGCAGGTTGGTGGTGTCTTTTTTGACAGCAGTAAGAATACGGAAAAAAATCTGCTGCGTAGATTTGATGTAAATAGTAAATGCTATAGTTTTAGGGAAATTAAAAGAAGAATAAGGTCATTGAACCAAAATAGAAAAAAAATTATCTCCGTATCTGCAAACAGTCACAATAAAGTTTTGAATGATGCCTTGCAGATTATAGAAAATTTTGAAATAAATTTAAAGAATGATTTAAAGAGAAAAAGTTATTTGAAGTATCTTTTTTATAAAATTTTCTATTTTCAGTAA
- a CDS encoding glycosyltransferase family protein, which yields MKICVISFDFWNYDAHIVEELRRKGVDAHHINIGAYQHKDLSARVKNTISKIVLQRNLKNELRQEMILDTLKKLGPQDQILVINPELIDMEFHHQIKQCTKRYIAYLYDSLARCPAQHLFSEFDEIFTFDKKDALDHHFKLITNYNYLPEQKSPVQPKYDLVYLGSFDNRISLLSTISAQMEKLNLSYNFVVVGKKSWTKNISFQNQNTILYKRQRVKHEDIPDFYLQGNIVLDLVRDNQTGLSFRIFEAMALKKKIITNNPTIKDYDFYNPENVFILNEEASNIEKSFFDGSYQEIPAEIYEKYTLSSWVETIFSLDL from the coding sequence ATGAAAATTTGCGTTATCAGTTTTGATTTTTGGAATTACGATGCTCATATTGTTGAAGAGCTTCGTCGCAAAGGTGTAGACGCGCATCATATTAATATTGGAGCATATCAGCATAAAGATTTATCTGCCCGGGTTAAAAATACCATTTCCAAAATCGTACTTCAGCGAAATTTAAAGAATGAATTACGTCAGGAAATGATTTTGGATACGCTGAAGAAATTGGGACCTCAGGACCAAATTTTGGTAATCAATCCCGAATTGATTGACATGGAGTTTCATCATCAAATTAAGCAGTGTACAAAGCGTTACATTGCGTATTTATATGACAGTTTGGCCCGCTGTCCCGCCCAGCATCTCTTCAGTGAGTTCGATGAAATTTTCACTTTTGATAAAAAAGATGCGCTTGATCATCATTTTAAATTGATCACCAATTATAATTATTTGCCGGAACAAAAAAGTCCTGTCCAGCCGAAATATGATTTAGTTTATCTCGGTTCCTTTGATAATCGAATTTCTTTGCTTTCTACCATTAGTGCGCAGATGGAGAAGTTGAATTTAAGTTACAATTTCGTAGTAGTTGGTAAAAAAAGCTGGACGAAAAATATCAGTTTTCAGAATCAAAATACCATTCTTTATAAACGACAGCGTGTAAAGCACGAAGATATTCCAGATTTCTATTTGCAGGGCAATATCGTACTGGATTTGGTGCGCGATAATCAAACGGGCCTAAGTTTCAGAATATTTGAGGCGATGGCTTTAAAAAAGAAAATCATCACCAACAATCCAACGATTAAGGATTACGATTTTTACAATCCGGAAAATGTTTTTATTTTAAATGAGGAAGCTTCAAATATAGAAAAGTCATTTTTTGATGGTTCATATCAAGAGATTCCTGCAGAGATCTATGAGAAATATACTTTGAGTTCTTGGGTTGAAACGATTTTTAGTCTAGATTTATGA
- a CDS encoding glycosyltransferase family 2 protein produces the protein MEVQPKVSGLIITFNEEKNIQEILENFNFCDEIIVVDSFSTDKTVAIASQNPKVKIISNPFEDFTKQRNIALDAAKNDWVLFLDGDERITPELRQEILDELRKPQKKDAYYFYRKFYFAGKPINYSGTQTDKNFRLFRKSKCRYVSEKKVHETLLVNGKIGVFNNKLLHFSVADYESYRKKMIHYGQLKGQELFTKGKKYSITTQYIKSAFKFFKTYILRMGFMDGKEGYQLSVLQTLSVFETYESLKKQYRININRS, from the coding sequence TTGGAAGTACAACCTAAGGTCAGCGGACTGATCATCACTTTTAACGAAGAAAAAAACATTCAGGAAATTCTTGAAAATTTTAATTTCTGTGATGAAATCATCGTGGTTGATTCTTTTAGTACGGACAAAACAGTTGCAATCGCCTCGCAAAATCCAAAAGTCAAAATTATCAGTAATCCATTCGAAGATTTTACAAAGCAGCGAAATATAGCATTGGATGCAGCTAAAAATGACTGGGTTCTTTTCCTAGATGGCGACGAAAGAATAACACCGGAATTGCGTCAGGAAATCCTGGATGAGCTGCGTAAGCCCCAAAAAAAAGATGCTTACTATTTCTATCGTAAATTTTATTTCGCGGGGAAGCCCATTAATTATTCGGGAACGCAAACCGACAAGAATTTCAGACTCTTTCGAAAAAGCAAATGTCGCTATGTTTCAGAAAAAAAAGTGCATGAAACCTTATTAGTAAATGGAAAAATTGGAGTTTTTAACAATAAACTCCTGCATTTTTCCGTTGCTGATTATGAAAGTTACCGAAAGAAAATGATTCATTACGGGCAATTAAAAGGACAAGAGCTTTTTACAAAAGGCAAAAAATACAGTATCACTACTCAATATATTAAATCTGCATTTAAATTTTTTAAAACTTATATTTTAAGAATGGGTTTTATGGATGGTAAAGAAGGTTATCAACTGTCAGTTTTACAAACTTTAAGCGTTTTTGAAACCTATGAATCATTAAAAAAGCAATACAGAATTAATATCAATCGTTCATGA
- the rocD gene encoding ornithine--oxo-acid transaminase, whose translation MSDTAVLKNSQYYIDLENEHGAHNYHPLPVVLEKGEGVFVWDVAGKKYYDFLSAYSAVNQGHSHPKIVEALVDQARKLALTSRAFYNSSLGEYEKKVTSLFGFDKVLPMNSGAEAVETAVKLARKWSYEVKGIAENAAKIIVCENNFHGRTTTIVSFSNDPDASKNYGPFTPGFIKIPYNDIQALEEVLKNDAPNIAAFLVEPIQGEAGVYVPDEGYLKQASELCKKYNVLFIADEVQTGIARTGRLIACHHEDVQPDILVLGKAISGGMYPVSAVLANNSIMNVIHPGQHGSTFGGNPIACAVAMAALKVVEEEKLSERAEELGKLFRSEIEKVIEKTDLITKVRGKGLLNAILINDTPESSTAWDLCLALKENGLLAKPTHGNIIRLAPPLVITEEQLLDCVKIIEKTILEHKK comes from the coding sequence ATGTCAGATACAGCAGTTTTAAAAAATTCACAATATTATATTGATTTGGAAAATGAGCACGGCGCTCACAATTATCATCCACTCCCTGTAGTTTTAGAAAAGGGAGAAGGAGTATTTGTATGGGATGTTGCAGGTAAAAAATATTATGATTTTCTATCTGCCTATTCTGCCGTGAATCAGGGACATTCGCATCCTAAAATTGTCGAAGCTTTGGTCGATCAGGCAAGGAAATTGGCCTTAACTTCTCGGGCTTTTTATAATTCAAGTTTAGGCGAATACGAAAAAAAGGTCACTTCTTTATTCGGATTTGATAAAGTATTACCAATGAATTCTGGTGCAGAAGCAGTAGAAACTGCCGTTAAACTTGCCAGAAAATGGAGTTACGAAGTAAAAGGAATTGCAGAAAATGCTGCAAAAATAATCGTGTGTGAAAATAATTTCCATGGAAGAACAACCACGATCGTTTCTTTTTCTAATGACCCTGATGCCAGTAAAAATTACGGGCCTTTCACTCCCGGATTTATCAAAATTCCTTACAATGATATTCAGGCTTTAGAAGAAGTTTTAAAAAATGATGCACCAAACATTGCGGCATTTTTAGTTGAACCTATTCAGGGTGAAGCGGGTGTTTATGTACCGGATGAAGGTTATTTAAAACAGGCATCTGAACTTTGTAAAAAATATAATGTTCTTTTTATTGCTGACGAAGTTCAAACTGGAATTGCACGAACAGGAAGATTAATTGCATGTCATCATGAAGATGTACAACCCGATATTTTGGTTTTAGGAAAAGCTATTTCTGGAGGAATGTATCCTGTTTCCGCAGTTTTAGCCAACAATTCGATTATGAATGTTATTCATCCGGGTCAGCATGGATCTACTTTTGGTGGGAATCCAATTGCCTGTGCCGTTGCGATGGCCGCTTTAAAAGTTGTAGAAGAAGAGAAATTATCCGAAAGAGCAGAAGAACTGGGAAAATTATTCCGTTCGGAAATTGAAAAGGTGATTGAAAAAACAGACTTAATTACCAAAGTTCGCGGAAAAGGTCTATTGAATGCGATCCTTATTAATGATACCCCGGAAAGTTCAACCGCTTGGGATCTATGCTTGGCTTTGAAGGAAAATGGCTTATTGGCAAAACCAACACACGGAAATATCATCCGTTTGGCACCACCGTTGGTCATCACTGAAGAGCAACTTTTGGACTGTGTGAAGATTATCGAGAAAACCATTTTGGAGCATAAGAAGTAA
- the accC gene encoding acetyl-CoA carboxylase biotin carboxylase subunit: MFKKILIANRGEIAMRILRTCKEMGIKTVAVYSTADKDSLHVRFADEAVCIGPAMSKDSYLKIPNIISAAEITNADAIHPGYGFLSENANFSRICQKNGIKFIGATPEQIDRMGDKANAKATMKEAGVPCVPGSEGLIDSYEHAIVIAKEIGYPVMIKATAGGGGKGMRAVWKEEDMKEHWESAVQEAVAAFGNGGMYMEKLIEEPRHIEIQIAGDQYGKACHLSERDCSVQRRNQKLTEETPSPFMTDELRQKMGEAAVKAAEYIGYEGVGTIEFLVDKHRNFYFMEMNTRIQVEHPITEQVVDYDLVREQILLASGSAISGQNYLPKLHSIECRINAEDPFNDFRPSPGKITELNIPGGHGIRVDTHVYSGYTIPSNYDSMIAKLITTAQTRDEAIAKMKRALEEFYIEGVKTTIPFHRQLMENEDYLAGNYTTKFMEDFKMDKKFDN, encoded by the coding sequence ATGTTCAAAAAAATATTAATCGCCAATCGCGGCGAGATTGCAATGCGAATTCTTCGTACCTGCAAAGAAATGGGGATTAAAACGGTCGCGGTATACTCTACAGCCGACAAAGACAGTCTTCATGTAAGGTTTGCAGATGAAGCAGTATGCATTGGTCCTGCGATGAGCAAAGATTCTTATCTTAAAATTCCCAATATTATTTCTGCAGCGGAAATAACCAACGCAGATGCGATTCATCCTGGATACGGATTTTTGTCTGAGAATGCAAACTTCTCCAGAATCTGTCAGAAAAACGGAATCAAATTTATCGGTGCGACTCCAGAGCAAATCGATAGAATGGGAGATAAAGCCAACGCCAAAGCGACCATGAAAGAAGCCGGTGTTCCTTGTGTTCCCGGTTCCGAAGGTTTGATTGATTCTTACGAACACGCGATCGTAATTGCTAAAGAAATCGGTTATCCGGTGATGATTAAAGCAACTGCCGGTGGTGGTGGAAAAGGAATGAGAGCGGTGTGGAAAGAAGAAGATATGAAGGAGCACTGGGAATCTGCAGTTCAGGAAGCGGTTGCCGCTTTCGGAAATGGTGGGATGTACATGGAAAAACTTATTGAAGAACCTAGACATATCGAAATACAGATTGCAGGTGACCAATATGGAAAAGCATGTCATTTATCTGAAAGAGACTGTTCCGTTCAAAGAAGAAATCAAAAATTAACTGAAGAAACTCCGTCGCCATTTATGACCGACGAACTTCGTCAGAAAATGGGTGAGGCTGCAGTGAAAGCTGCTGAATATATCGGTTACGAAGGAGTAGGAACGATTGAGTTTTTGGTTGATAAACACCGGAACTTCTATTTCATGGAAATGAATACAAGAATTCAGGTGGAGCATCCAATTACGGAACAGGTTGTTGATTATGATTTGGTTCGTGAGCAAATTCTTTTGGCATCCGGAAGTGCGATTTCGGGTCAGAATTATTTACCAAAACTTCATTCAATTGAATGTAGAATTAATGCAGAAGATCCTTTTAATGATTTCCGCCCTTCACCGGGAAAAATCACCGAACTGAATATTCCAGGCGGTCACGGAATTCGCGTCGATACCCATGTTTATTCAGGATATACCATTCCTTCCAACTACGATTCTATGATTGCAAAGCTTATTACCACTGCACAAACGCGTGATGAAGCGATTGCAAAAATGAAGCGCGCTTTGGAAGAATTTTACATTGAAGGTGTAAAAACCACCATTCCTTTCCACAGACAATTGATGGAAAACGAAGATTATCTTGCAGGAAATTACACCACAAAATTCATGGAAGATTTTAAAATGGATAAAAAGTTTGATAACTAA
- the accB gene encoding acetyl-CoA carboxylase biotin carboxyl carrier protein has product MDIKDIQNLIKFVSKAEVSEVKYKTKDFEITIKTPLAGSETNYMTSPAVYHTAPQQAQAPAPAASAPAASSPEVKAEDDSKFVTIKSPMIGTFYRKPAPDKDLFVNVGDEISEGKVVCVIEAMKLFNQIESEISGKIVKVLVDDATPVEYDQPLFLVDPS; this is encoded by the coding sequence ATGGACATTAAAGACATACAGAATCTTATTAAATTTGTGTCTAAAGCTGAGGTTTCGGAAGTAAAATACAAGACGAAAGATTTTGAAATTACAATCAAAACCCCATTAGCAGGAAGTGAAACAAATTATATGACTTCACCTGCAGTTTATCATACAGCACCACAACAAGCGCAAGCTCCCGCACCGGCAGCAAGTGCACCTGCAGCTTCCTCTCCAGAAGTAAAAGCAGAAGACGACAGCAAGTTTGTCACCATTAAATCCCCTATGATCGGGACATTTTACAGAAAACCAGCTCCAGACAAAGATTTGTTTGTAAACGTAGGAGATGAAATTTCTGAAGGAAAAGTAGTGTGTGTAATCGAAGCAATGAAATTATTCAACCAAATTGAATCTGAAATTTCAGGTAAAATTGTAAAAGTTTTGGTAGATGACGCTACGCCTGTAGAATATGATCAACCATTGTTTTTGGTAGACCCTTCTTAA
- the rpmF gene encoding 50S ribosomal protein L32: MAHPKRRQSSTRRDKRRTHYKAVVPQLAKDATSGEMHLYHRAHWHEGKLYYRGKVVMEKEVETLEEN, encoded by the coding sequence ATGGCACATCCAAAGAGAAGACAATCGTCAACAAGAAGAGATAAGAGAAGAACTCACTACAAAGCAGTAGTTCCTCAATTGGCAAAAGATGCAACTTCAGGTGAAATGCACTTGTATCACAGAGCACACTGGCATGAAGGAAAACTTTATTACAGAGGTAAAGTAGTCATGGAAAAAGAAGTAGAAACTTTAGAAGAAAACTAA
- a CDS encoding YceD family protein has protein sequence MDKFRNYEIAFSGLKNGKHQFSFEIDKKFFQLFDTEQEFTDPKIVADVLMEKHTTFLELWIKTTGTVNLVCDITNKNFDHPIENEIEVLVNFGEEFDDSNVDVITIPRTDHAFNVSQLIYEDVMLSIPMKKVTPDISDEDLKVLERFSPEEEIEEEPKSDPRWEALKKLKDKN, from the coding sequence ATGGACAAGTTTAGAAACTACGAAATTGCGTTTTCGGGACTTAAAAACGGAAAACATCAATTCAGTTTTGAGATAGATAAGAAGTTCTTTCAACTTTTCGATACTGAACAGGAATTTACAGATCCTAAAATTGTGGCTGATGTTTTAATGGAGAAACATACTACATTTTTAGAACTATGGATTAAAACGACGGGAACAGTCAATTTGGTTTGTGATATTACAAATAAAAATTTTGATCACCCCATAGAAAATGAAATTGAAGTTTTGGTAAATTTCGGGGAAGAATTTGATGACAGCAATGTTGATGTGATTACGATTCCACGAACCGATCATGCCTTCAATGTTTCACAGTTGATTTATGAAGATGTCATGTTGAGTATCCCAATGAAGAAAGTGACTCCTGATATTTCTGATGAAGATTTAAAAGTTTTAGAAAGATTCAGCCCGGAAGAAGAGATAGAAGAAGAACCGAAGAGTGACCCACGTTGGGAAGCGTTAAAGAAATTAAAAGATAAAAATTAA